A genomic window from Aricia agestis chromosome 8, ilAriAges1.1, whole genome shotgun sequence includes:
- the LOC121729206 gene encoding ATP-binding cassette subfamily C member 4-like, translated as MDCKVNLTQRNPQENANILSKIFLWRCFQLFHRGRKQGLTIEDLWKAQKKDVSADLGDRLEKEWQKEVEKAKKNDVQPSLAKAIVSCFWVEYMICGIGIGLLFLIIWPMVTYSLASFMEYFSNEKTAESYKYAHIYNIILNLCIAATPLLLVQSEFYLGCIGMRVRIACCSLMYRKILKLNRQGLNKTETGQVINLMSNDVSRFDLAALYLHHIWVMPILVVLVSYLIWQQIGLATLAGLAVIFLQTILVQTYLSNWQAKLRGKIAKRTDERVKVMSELVNGVQVIKMYAWEKPFEKLVEKLRQYEIKFISQTAMIKGFCTSLIVFSERLVLFAAIVTFTATGGQICSEITFSLAQYYYLLQMASNIFFPLALTFLGESKISLRRLEEFLLLEEIESKDHIKNNNVEPASRNGTHANGDETKRGFVEILNVTASWQIQPIVPTLRNITFKVYPGQFVGIVGSVGSGKTSLLQVLLGELQPTSGKVQFGNTRISYASQEPWLFAATVRQNILFGLPYDKERYNKVVEACALLRDFEQLPGGDGTMVGERGASLSGGQRARVGLARACYRQADIYLLDDPLSAVDAHVGKHLVSECVLGLLCHSTRILVTHQWHHLKSADKVVLLQNGEIETRGTYEEVIKTPFFKQTDGIEDSGSIIASTDLTKKSEAEISEQPHEILNVKPEEDKDEDEAQETDELMGKGRVSGSVYLNYFRAGGSWMLLTVTVLSILSAQVITSAGDLWLTHWMNDVEIYSKEMNSSQTLNNTNPVLMSPENTTIIGLDSDRPNTNIGLNLTVIGLDIDITFASGVDHTYYIYVWSVALLACVLMTSERSFIFMWVCMRSSMKLHNRMFSNILTATMRFFDTNPSGRILNRFSKDMGAVDEILPKMYIDCIHITMLMCGILTLVAIVNPFMVLTTFFCGVIMYFWTSVYLKSAQMIRRLEGITRSPVFSHVSASMSGLATVRACQAQTMLCQQFDAKQDVHTAAWYMSLLTNASFAIWLSFMAAFYVAIVTYTFLLLDDGTTKSGNVGLAVSQAIILVNMLQYGIKQLTQVVSQMISVERVLDYTNLPQETSPDTAPPKNWPQQSKIVFKDLYLRYDKDSEPVLKNLNVVIESGWKVGVVGRTGAGKSSLISALFHLVPIDGHIYIDDIDTGSISLKELRSKISIIPQEPVLFSASLRYNLDPFEKYSDADIWKALDQVELKKSVHSLSSMVESGGSNFSAGERQLLCLARAALASNRLLILDEATANVDSNTDAMIQKSIRKYFSKCTVVTVAHRLHTVADSDRIIVMEAGQIVEFGHPHKLLQQDKGHFIDLVQELGPAAEQSVRDLARVAYLESTAK; from the exons aTGGATTGCAAAGTTAATTTAACACAGAGAAATCCTCAAGAAAATGCGAATATATtgtccaaaatatttttatg GCGGTGTTTTCAGCTATTTCATAGAGGTCGCAAGCAAGGTCTGACCATAGAGGACTTATGGAAGGCACAGAAGAAAGACGTATCTGCCGATTTGGGAGATCGCTTAGAGAAGGAATGGCAAAAGGAAGTAGAAAAAGCAAAGAAAAATGACGTCCAGCCATCCCTAGCCAAAGCGATAGTCAGCTGCTTCTGGGTTGAATACATGATATGCGGTATAGGAATCGGCCTGCTTTTCTTGATCATATg GCCGATGGTGACCTACTCTCTAGCATCATTCATGGAATACTTCTCAAATGAGAAGACAGCAGAGTCGTACAAGTATGCGcacatatacaatattattttgaaccTGTGCATAGCTGCCACACCTCTGCTGCTGGTCCAGTCGGAGTTCTACCTAGGATGTATTGGCATGAGAGTCAGGATAGCTTGCTGCTCATTGATGTACAGAAAG attttgaaaTTAAATCGTCAAGGATTGAACAAAACGGAAACCGGTCAAGTGATTAATTTGATGTCAAATGACGTGAGCCGTTTCGACTTGGCTGCCCTGTACCTGCACCACATCTGGGTGATGCCAATCTTGGTGGTCCTCGTGTCCTATCTAATATGGCAGCAAATCGGTTTGGCCACCCTTGCTGGTCTCGCAGTCATATTCCTGCAGACTATACTCGTACAAA CTTATCTAAGTAACTGGCAAGCAAAGCTCAGAGGGAAGATAGCTAAACGTACAGACGAGAGAGTCAAGGTCATGAGCGAACTAGTCAATGGAGTGCAAGTTATCAAAATGTACGCGTGGGAAAAGCCTTTTGAAAAGCTTGTGGAAAAATTAAGACA ATACGAAATCAAGTTTATATCTCAAACGGCGATGATCAAAGGCTTTTGTACAAGTCTAATCGTATTCTCGGAGAGACTGGTTTTATTTGCTGCTATTGTAACGTTTACCGCTACAGGAGGACAAATCTGTTCTGAAATTACATTCTCCCtggcacaatattattatttgctgcAAATGGCCAGCAATATCTTCTTCCCACTTGCTTTGACGTTCCTTGGCGAATCAAAAATATCTTTGAGACGATTAGAA GAATTTCTCCTACTTGAAGAAATAGAATCAAAGGATCACATAAAGAACAATAACGTTGAACCTGCGAGTAGAAATGGAACACACGCTAACGGTGACGAAACTAAAAGAGGATTTGTTGAAATTCTGAACGTTACTGCAAGTTGGCAGATCCAACCTATCGTTCCGACGCTAAGGAACATCACTTTTAAAGTGTATCCAGGACAATTTGTTGGGATCGTAGGCTCTGTTGGATCTGGTAAA ACTTCTTTGCTGCAAGTTCTTCTGGGAGAACTACAACCAACTTCTGGAAAAGTGCAATTTGGAAATACAAGGATTTCCTACGCCAGCCAAGAACCTTGGCTTTTTGCGGCAACTGTCAGACAAAATATTCTATTTGGATTGCCCTACGATAAAGAGAGATACAATAAG GTAGTGGAGGCATGTGCACTTCTCCGCGACTTCGAGCAGTTACCGGGGGGAGACGGCACGATGGTGGGGGAGAGGGGAGCCAGCCTCAGCGGCGGACAGAGAGCTCGGGTCGGCCTCGCCCGCGCCTGCTATAGACAA GCTGATATTTATCTTCTGGATGATCCTCTATCCGCCGTAGATGCTCACGTGGGGAAGCATCTCGTCTCAGAATGTGTGCTGGGTCTGCTGTGTCATTCGACTCGCATTCTCGTCACACATCAATGGCATCATCTCAAGTCAGCCGACAAAGTAGTGCTCCTACAAAAT GGTGAAATCGAAACACGAGGCACTTATGAGGAAGTAATAAAAACACCCTTCTTCAAGCAAACAGATGGTATTGAAGATAGTGGATCTATAATTGCTAGTACTGATCTTACTAAGAAATCTGAAGCAGAAATTTCGGAGcag CCTCACGAAATTCTTAATGTGAAGCCAGAAGAAGATAAAGATGAAGATGAAGCACAAGAGACTGATGAACTAATGGGAAAAG GTCGTGTTTCTGGCTCTGTCTATCTCAACTATTTCCGTGCTGGAGGTAGTTGGATGTTGCTAACGGTGACAGTCCTATCAATTCTGTCAGCACAAGTTATCACATCAGCAGGAGACCTTTGGCTTACACATTG GATGAATGATGTAGAGATTTATTCAAAAGAAATGAACAGTAGTCAAACATTAAACAACACAAATCCTGTATTGATGAGCCCCGAAAACACCACAATAATTGGTTTAGATTCTGATCGCCCCAACACGAATATAGGACTAAATCTGACTGTAATTGGTCTTGACATTGATATTACTTTTGCGAGCGGTGTTGATCACACGTACTATATTTATGTTTGGAGTGTAGCTTTATTGGCATGTGTCTTAATGACCTCtgaaag ATCTTTCATATTCATGTGGGTGTGCATGCGAAGTTCCATGAAACTACACAACCGAATGTTCAGTAACATCCTCACTGCAACAATGAGATTTTTTGATACGAACCCCTCTGGAAGAATATTGAATAGATTCTCAAAGGACATGGGTGCTGTTGATGAAATTTTGCCGAAAATGTACATCGACTGCATTCAC ATTACTATGCTAATGTGTGGTATTTTGACATTGGTAGCCATTGTTAATCCCTTTATGGTACTCACCACCTTTTTCTGCGGTGTGATCATGTACTTCTGGACGTCTGTGTATTTGAAAAGTGCGCAAATGATCAGACG GTTGGAGGGCATAACTCGAAGTCCAGTGTTCTCTCACGTGTCCGCTAGTATGTCGGGGTTGGCAACAGTACGCGCGTGCCAGGCACAGACTATGCTGTGCCAGCAGTTCGATGCCAAACAAGATGTCCACACTGCGGCTTG GTACATGTCATTACTAACAAACGCCTCATTTGCAATTTGGCTGAGTTTTATGGCGGCATTTTATGTTGCGATAGTGACATACACGTTTTTATTGCTGGATGATG gtACAACCAAATCTGGAAATGTTGGTTTAGCTGTGAGCCAAGCTATCATACTTGTTAATATGTTGCAGTATGGTATCAAACAATTGACCCAAGTAGTATCGCAAATGATCAGCGTTGAACGTGTCCTTGACTATACAAATCTTCCACAAGAAACCTCACCTGATACTGCTCCTCCTAAAAATTGGCCGCAGCAATCGAAAATTGTATTCAAAGATCTTTACTTAAGATATGATAAAGATAGTGAACCAGTActcaaaaatttaaatgttgttATAGAAAGTGGATGGAAG GTAGGAGTAGTGGGACGTACCGGTGCAGGAAAATCATCGCTGATATCGGCCTTATTCCATTTGGTTCCTATTGATGGACACATTTACATAGACGACATTGACACTGGATCAATTTCATTGAAA GAGCTGCGTTCAAAAATCTCCATTATACCTCAAGAACCAGTGCTATTTTCAGCAAGCCTGCGCTACAATTTGGATCCATTTGAAAAATATTCAGATGCAGACATATGGAAAGCTCTGGACCAG GTGGAATTGAAAAAGAGCGTCCATTCACTTTCGTCGATGGTAGAATCCGGCGGTTCCAACTTCAGCGCTGGTGAGCGTCAGCTGCTGTGTTTGGCGCGCGCCGCCCTCGCCTCCAACAGACTGCTCATCCTCGACGAAGCCACTGCTAATGTTGATTCTAA CACGGATGCGATGATACAGAAGTCGATTCGAAAGTATTTCTCCAAATGCACGGTGGTGACGGTGGCGCATCGGCTGCATACTGTTGCAGACTCTGATCGTATCATA gTAATGGAAGCTGGACAAATAGTCGAATTCGGACATCCTCATAAACTGTTACAACAGGATAAGGGACATTTTATTGACCTGGTCCAAGAATTGGGACCAGCAGCAGAACAGAGCGTTAGAGATTTAGCACGAGTGGCTTATTTGGAAAGTACtgctaaataa